Below is a window of Leguminivora glycinivorella isolate SPB_JAAS2020 chromosome 11, LegGlyc_1.1, whole genome shotgun sequence DNA.
tgtcttagccgtggccccgcgcacatgtgtgcatattttttgcctggagtataatagtcatcataaacttgctcttttgttcacctacactcctgtttgtcttgtttacatttaagattacgttatatgcttacataagagcaagcttaaatattaattaattaaagccacttggtaggttttcattttcatacataataaatgaaagaataaatgtgaaaaccttaagaataacataataatgcttgaccagaaatatatggctaagcgtcgtgttgctgaatttcatcagaactattgtcccggatccgtaagttcacatttttgacacatttgttttgaagtacatatgttgcgatgtggctaaggcgtatcgtttgccaaatctaacgattaatttcgaattggttgaatcgattaggccctatggacaaggaggcgcttaaacaaatatacgatttctatcaacttactgaaatgtcatttgaatcgaaattacactctgccacagcactagtttaaaaataaaaattaatgataaatggtttaataagtaaatcttgcgttataaattaatatcgtaaaatacttactaacgaagacatgcaaaaatgtaacatgttttagattatgtttaaagtaagggaaatattatttttctactcgtcgattgtaatctgtcaattaggacaccacagactaaactataagtgctaacttttcagtgttggatactctatggcagttccgactcaactataataatatatgtacttaatctcattatagttgactttaagttaactgtaataatttcaaaaatagaacatcatacaacttatatactaatttgcgatacctggcaaatttttctgcatctgaaatacattttttttatttgtggcgttatcggccaatcagagacggttgttacaaataattggttactaggtaattcgatgttgatacaacggtgaacgacgctattaacattaatttaaacttgcatgaatgatgatatttccgtccattgatgatgaagatgatgactcgtagaaaaagtattgtatacaatagtgatataattaagtttttcactctcgtaccgtactgttaggccactcagcaaagcttcgtggcctaaacatggtactcgactgaaaagctttgtattatttcgcgattgtataaaatactattttaagtacttgatttttttaaccattattacaggattttacgttttgtggacgctgtcatgtgtgaaaaagaggttcttacacttcttacagctctgggacaatagttactccatactatactaaactgtcaccacatacagttttaagttagtgtcaagtatttgaggattctgacggcacatgtcaaaaaataaacaatattaagacgtaacgtaacacaggttgacatttaccatacaggtatatagatagtgtaaggcatcggacaatttgctagttttaatttcaataaaatcggaaacagaataacgccgtaaatcacttaatcttctcttataaaataaactcccggggagccgcgtctgtctgtgtgttcgtgataaactcaaaaactgaacgggttttcatatggttttcacttatgaatagagtaattcttgaggaaagttcaggtatataatttgttaaagttttgtttgaattggttgaaatatgacgatattttctaatcgagttggacaaaatcccgctggctgagagctttaatcgaaaacgctgccgaaaccgtttgagctatatcaaaataatgtattggaaaattgtgtctctctaataggtctacaaaaaagtccacgatggcatatgtctatcttttacggataacttattataacaatttttatcataatccccgtgcgtagccggggagagccgctagttatatgtattgtataaaaatcgaagcaaaacataaatataagtttaattcatatgtaaaaaaaatttcgtccagtattaagtataggtattaagtgataattcaataatagtcatgatttggttttctcccgggcgagttaaatctacaaaacgtacgataagtactctgcacacgaacttagttcgggcggcggcgtgtcacggcccgcggcgtgtcacgtgaatccgggcgctaaggcaagtacgtacgtacgtgcgtacgaggtacgtaccttgccgtgttcgtgaaattcgtgatcttagtaccgccggtgttaagatcacgtagctacggttcggcgtgaatcacgtgtatccagagccctagtaaataccgggtagattgggtagatatgggtattttcccggtatttacccgtcagcgcccatctctaatatgtagtagtttttgaacttattttttatttaacttactttggggttactatttattaaatatgagGGCGCCGAAgacgcccggcttaggaccgcgtgcgtcgggctgcGTCCGACACTTTAAGtcagagggcgccttcggcgccagGCTTAAGGCCGCGTGCGACGGGCTTCGctcgacactttaagtttgagggcgccttcggcccCCGGCTTAAGGCCGCGTACATCGAGCTTTGCTCGATAcattaagttagagggcgccttcggcacccggcttaagaccgcgtgcgtcgAGTTTCGGCGGACACTGTAAGTTTGAGGCGCCTTCGGGCCGGGAGTTTAGGACCGCGCGCATCGCCCGACACTTCTGTCGTGATGAACAGTAGGAACAAATGTTTTGCATCTATAAACTTCGATAATTAAAGGACGTACGAAGGTAGTAATAAAGGTAGGTGGTGGTAGGTACCTAATGGTATTCAGAGTTCCGTAAAAAcgtattatgtatttaaataattaatttacatcTATAATCCATTGTAAAAAATCCGACATCCGTGTTGTTCACTACATACGCTCGGCGAACCAAGGCACGAAGTAGCTGACTCGCGAGAAGCCGGCCGGATACCCTTGCTCGCAACCTCCGGCGTACGCGAAAGACGTGATACCGATCTGGAAGGTAAACATACATTAGAAAATTTTCGACTgatacctcggcggtcggggtggtgtagcggtttaccacgtcagccgcgatagctggagacccgagttcgattcccggcttcgccaccagtgggcttgatagctttttctttagtgtatggtatctatttcagtttatacgtTAGAAACTTAAATACCATACACTCAAGGAAAACCTAGCCGGGAATCAAAGAATAAAAATTGTTGAGTTGAAATTGGagattaatattgtatttttttatgagatagaaGGCAGAGgcattttcgcaaaaaaatacTCAAATcctttttttccaaaataggtAAAAATGCTTTTCCTACTCATTATCAGCCCTTTCGGTCCTACTAGGTATAAAAACTGtcctaaatttaatttttctacttcgttaccatttttcaaacactttgtacagcggttacaaagtggaaagtaagcaaaataatagaaaattttggcatCATCTTTTTGTCTCTTCTTTTTTGTCCAGGgtacgtaaccgaatggcacaaacgcttgtagatatctatctctatcgtacgtgcgcattggcgcgacagaaccagactacctttcgcagcgtttcgttttcgtcagaaatgccattcggccacgGCACCTGGAtcaaaagggctcgtgattctgagtagaaaaaaattacctaccttagaaacaATATTATTGGTGATTGTTCTAGCGAATAATTGTATTAAAATCAAATATACTCACCAGCTGATTGTTAAGGACCAGAGGGCCCCCAGAGTCTCCAAAGCACGTGGCGCCAGCGGGCCCAGTGGCCACACAGAGGGTGAAGTTTTTGATGCTCGCGTGGGCCGTGGGGTACGCGGTGCGGCATTGCTCGTTGGTGATGACCTGTAGGCTCGTGTGGGACAGGAACTGGTCTGTGGTGATGGGTGTGGCTGCAGAGGGCAGGATAGTATTAGGCAATTttcaatctaaatatataaaagaagaactgactgactgactgatcaacgcacagcccaaaccgctggtcctaaagatttaaaatttggcacataggttccttataagggtcccccacatctagcgtctcgcgagcgtagcgtcgggccaactgtatggaaaaagacgccgcgtcgacgtcgcgtcaggctttgcccatacagttggcccgacgcgacgctcgcgagacgctacaTGTGGGGGATCCtaaagtgtagaggagcactaagaaaggaaagggggtgaaatggggatCCAAAGTTCAACGTctgaataagattacttttagtacgcggatCAAGCTGCGGGAAAAAACTATCAGGTTAACATAAGCCTGAAAGAAGTCAGGTTATGAAAAAGCAATTAGACGTCGAAATGAATAGTATAGTGTGCAGGAAATCCAATTGTAAAAATTTTCTAAAGATCACCAGAAATATAACCTCTAGCGACCCACCGTACAAAAAATTTGCcaatcatattataaatattaaatattataggacattcttacacagattgactgagacccacggtaagctcaagaaggcttgtgttgtgggtactcagacaacgatatatataatatatttatttattttattttattttattttgtcgaTACGttaacatgacattacagtgagcTAATAcgccatgaaacttaaataacacATAACAACGTATAAAATTAGAAAGTTACAACACAATATAACACTAAGTACCTCacattacaaaagagagccattcgttctatttacaacttaggaacacgtgaatcagtaagagaactcttcaaagaaattaatatcttaactgtagcttcccaatacatttatgatagtataatttatgttgttaagaatttagactgtttcactaagaattctgatatccataattataacactagaaacaaaaataagcttgccataaagaagtttcgtgtccgtaaagtacagaagtcatttgttgggcaatgcattcatttttataataagttacctgacactgctttgagattacccctcccagctcttaagaactacttaaaaaaatcattgatgttaaaggcttattacagagtcgaggactatttgacagacaaacatgcatggcccgaaccagaaactacaaaaaacgaatagcaattaaaataattgtattatgtattatagaggacacagttcagataagaaagcacatcaaatattttatattttatgttgtgtaggtaaattacatatttaatgatattgagattcatattatctttttcttctatgacaatttgatatgttttctctgaagaagaacgacgtattattaagcaataatataatttattgaaattgatttccatagagtacctagtctgttcatattctttgatgaatacttttgcatgttaaattgtatgttgttatttaatgcatgttaattataagatgtaatgttttgaaaagaagttgcccgccgagtttcttgccggtcccatagtggataccccctcccaactgagggggactgaaatcttctcgaggctgaggcgtagggttagagccggcgtagctttatttgacgttcatatgcgcattgtaatatgcctacttgaaaaataaatatttcattttcattttcatttttcattacaCTCGATGGCCTAGCATCCTTTTCCTCACAAAACCTCAAGCATTCCTTTCTCACAGCCGCCCATCGCCATGCAATCAGATCGCACTCGGGTGTTGACGCCAAGAGCGCATTCAGTAGTGAGAGAGCACGCAGTAGTGGCGAGTTCCTTCGCGACACAGTTCGCGCAGCCGGCACCGCTAAAAGAACGCGTCGCCGAGGCCTGAGATCTATTCTGGAGACTCCCGTAACATACAGTCGCACGAGGCGGCTAACTAGttccgggcaatctgactctcCGCGCAGCACTCGACACGCAGTACCTAACAAACTAAAGGTCATTCTGACTTCCAATGAATTGTATCCAAGGGTTCCCAAGAGGTACTTGGTTAGATACAAAAGCGGGTAgtacccatacatttttttgtacaaaaaccTTAGGAAAGCTTTTTGCACTTTCTCGAGCATTAACGAGTATGTGGATTCATACGGTAGCCATACAATCGACGAAGCCTCTAATTTGCTTCTAACCAAAGCGTTATACACGAGCTTGATGGCCAGTGGATCATTAAACTCCCGCATGTTACGGACTACAAACCCTAGTCTTCGATAGCAGTCGGCCACAAGAGACACTATGTGCTCGTGGAACGTGAGACGCGTATTGTCGCGTATCGAAGACCACGCCTAGATCTTTAACTGAAAATACTCTATTTATAGTCTCTGATCCCAGAAAGTACTGCGCAAGTATTGGAGCCTGTGAGCGGCTGAAAGTACAGACACAACATTTGGCAGAATTGAAAAGAAGCCTGTTTTCCATACTCCACTGATACACCAGGTTGATGTCCGCTTGCAACGATTCACAGTAGTAgattagaaaacatccatgactcaggaacaactatctgtgcttatcacacaaataaatgcccttaccgggattcgaacccgggaccgtggcgcagcaggcagggtcactaccgactgcgccagaccggtcgacaatcatatatttgaatcaatgtAATGTgttcgattttcaaaaaaattaaattcagcCCTGTTTTATATAGTGATAAAACAGggctgaattttatttttttgaaaatcgaacgaatcaaaacaaaagcaactcaATTCTATTTAACGTAGATTCAAATTCCATCGGAGGTATTTTGCCCTAATATTAGGACATTGAACCCCAGGACCCAGGAGGATAATGCTATAGTCTGGTTGTCATTCTTAAATTTCTTCAGGGTAAGCAATTTGTGAGCGCTCAGTTGTCTACAGTATAGAAATGCTAAATCACATTGAAGCAGTGCTACTTAGTAATTTGTATGATACTTACTTTCGCCCTTCCTTCCGAAGCCGGCAGTCTGCGCCCAGCTGCCGACGAATAGATCGTCACCGGAATACAGTCCAATTGGACGGATCACATCTGAAAATTATGTGTaggttttatataattattatgtcgaCCAGCCTAGTGCCTTAATGACTGCCTTTAATGGTCTCTGGTTCAAATCTTGGTAAGAGCTTTCGTGTAATGAATAGGGATATCTGTTAATGAGCAATGATtcataatatctatttatttatttatttgtttgcgtaaaaaaaatgttatatcaaAATGTGCGTGGAAGTTTTCGGCGGATGCGAGTTCTAATCGAGGCGAAATTCACTAATATTTCTGCCAGATAGACTTGACGTACCTCTACGTAACTGTCACTACTTATACACGAAGGTTACCTAGGTAACCATCACTCACCAGTATACGGAATCCAGTCAAATTTGAGTATAGCAACATCATTAACAAGGGTGTATACATTGAAGTCCTCGTGTGTCTCCACATCCGAATGGTGAACGTGGATCCTGGTGCCGCCACTGAAGAGGAGTATGGAACCTAAGACCATTTCGAAGTCGGCGGCCGAGTTCCCGGGGGTCAGCTTGCAGTGAGCGGCGGTCACCGCGCGAGTGTTGGAGATGAGGGTTGACCCACAAGCGGAGATTTCAAGACTGTTTAACGTGATGACGAGACCGACCTGAGAacacataaattgaaatagatatcatacacgaaagaaaaaacgacaaggcccactggtggccgagccgggaatcgaacccgggtcttcagcttacgcggctaacgtcattatcactagaccacccgcccgccgtggtacccgacgaaacgACGGGACGACGTGGTGCTGAAAACATAGGTCTGTTTGGAGAAAAAGGTAAAGAAGCATTGAGAGCTCGTGGCCTAGCGGCCAGAGCGTGCTTTCAATTTGGAGGTTCTAGGCAGGAGCTAGGTTAGAACGAGTATAGAGCGGTCGCTTTAGATAGGCCCGGGGATAGTGAACTATTAGGTATGGAATTTAGATGATCAGCTTCAATAAATGTAACGGTATTCCCATTTctattgaattatttatttcaggGTTTCAGGTAGGTTGCTAGGTTGTGTGAGTCCAGGAATACATCCGGCCATGTccgatttttttcacatacacacttaatttttaaaaagttcACTACGTCTTGCTACCCCACGGTTGCATAAGAAATCACAGCGGTAAACCCcagttgttatatttttaatgcAAATCCGTGCATTCAAATTAACTCTGGAGGTCTAGAGAGGCGGGATCTACCACTTTACACTGCTAGTATtcctaccaacttaacaaacaaTTAAATTCACAAAATTTACCTAACCCAAAAAAAAATGAACCGTAGACAAACTGATCAAAAAATACTTGCGGCGTTTTTGTTAACAATTGTTACCCACGGTACTCCTCTTTTTTTACCTCTCTCTCTTTTGACACTAGTTGAATAACATTATCGTTGAGATTCAATAAAGACTATGTACTAACAAACGTACGTACAAACAATAGTAATAAGCATCCAGAAGAGGGTTAAAATACTCACTAAGTAAGGATGGTCGCCAAGATTAGCAGGCGTGCCTCCCACTAACCTGGCGCCATCGAAGTCCATAGCTTCTTCAGCCGCCTTCAGCCTCCTGGCCAGTGGGATCCCAACCTCCTCGTGGTAGTCCGCCACTATTGGCGCCGCGAACTCCTTGCTGGGAGCCGCTCGCACCAGACCCACCAACGCCAGAGCTACCAGAAGTTTCATGTTTGATTGATTGAAACGTTTTTCTCTGCAGCCCTTTTTATACCAATCGGCTTTGAAGAATATGATAGGAAGTAGTAATTATTAGATTAGGTATTATCAAGATAGCAAGATAGCAATCCGGTGATTAGGCCTACTGACAAAAACAGGAAAAGATCTAAATTACGATTGAGATATTCATGACTAGCGACGGAGGGGAGTGAAGTATTAGTTATTCCACATTTCAAATAATGCATAATTAAGTCGTtcttgagattttttttataccacgtcagtggcaaacaggtatatggtccgcctgatggaaagcggtcaccctaacctatggacgcctgcaactcagaggtgtcacatgcgcgttgccgacccattagaaatatttagtaatgtgtCAGACAGACGGgatccttttgtacctttttaaaACAGAACAGAaccttttaaaaaaagatagtaGGTATGACAGAGCAGCAGGCGACTTTgttttacataatttttaagaaaaaaaaaccgccgcttttgagGTTCTGGtgtatgtagaaatgtgtaggtaatttttaaaactgcttttaatataaatctttgattatttgatggaaacaaatttaatgaatatacgtataccgttaaggtttgaggagtttcctcaattcctcattaatccgatatccgattacatataagaaatcgagcttgacagaatttgacttgaaaactcaatatgtaagcataacaaagagaacaaatctcctaacaaataaatgtcactattctgaacttaaatgcatgctgttattataaaaatacacgaaagtcactataagtgtgcccttcagatttgaggagttccgttctgatcttcatcagcagttccactgcaccaaatgtcactgttctggacgtaagtgcatgctgttcttataaaaatgccaaagtcactataagtgtgccgttcagatttgaggagttccattctgatcatcatcagaagttccactgcaccaaatgtcaatgttctgaaagtaaacgcaagctgttcttataaaaataccaaagtcattataagcgtgccgttcagatttgaagagtacCGTTCTGATCTTTATCAGTAGTTCCACTGCacaaaatgtcactgttccgtacgtaaatgcatgcagcatgctgttattataaaaacacaaaattcaCCATATGTATTCCTTTC
It encodes the following:
- the LOC125230859 gene encoding collagenase-like encodes the protein MDFDGARLVGGTPANLGDHPYLVGLVITLNSLEISACGSTLISNTRAVTAAHCKLTPGNSAADFEMVLGSILLFSGGTRIHVHHSDVETHEDFNVYTLVNDVAILKFDWIPYTDVIRPIGLYSGDDLFVGSWAQTAGFGRKGETTPITTDQFLSHTSLQVITNEQCRTAYPTAHASIKNFTLCVATGPAGATCFGDSGGPLVLNNQLIGITSFAYAGGCEQGYPAGFSRVSYFVPWFAERM